A segment of the Nitrospirota bacterium genome:
GCTACACGGTTGAGGATAGCCTTCGGTATGCAAGGCTTGCGAGGGAGGCGGGGATTTCTGACATGATAAAGCTCGAGGTCATCGGCGATGAGAAGACCCTCTTCCCTGATACAGGCGGCCTTTTGAAGGCAACAGAGATTCTTGCGAAGGAAGGCTTTATCGTCCTTCCATACACCAATGATGACCCTGTTATCGCGATGAGGCTGGTTGATGCAGGCGCTGCGGCTGTCATGCCTCTGGGTGCCCCAATTGGTTCTGGCCTCGGTGTGAGGAATCCATATAACATTAAAATCATTCTTGAAATGGTTAATGTCCCTGTAATAGTGGATGCAGGTGTTGGGACGGCCTCAGATGCTACTATAGCGATGGAGCTTGGCTGTGATGCAGTGCTTATCAATACAGGCATTGCAGGAGCCAAAGACCCCATTGCCATGGCAGAGGCCATGAAGCATGCTGTAATTGCAGGAAGGCTTGCTTACAGGGCTGGCAGGATACAAAGAAAATTATACGCCACTGCAAGCAGCCCGATAGAGGGAATGCTTTAACGAGTGACGAGAGACAAGTGACAAGTAAACAGTCAATAGATTTTAGAGTTTATCTAATAACAGATAGAAAACTCGTCACTCGTCACCCGTCACTCGTCTCTGCTATTAAGGAGGCATTAAAGGGAGGGCTAAAGGCGCTGCAGCTCAGAGAGAAGGATTTGGGGACAAGGGAATTACTTGAGCTGGCATATAAAATGAGGGAATTGACAAAAAAATATAATGCAAAACTTTTTATCAATGACAGGCTCGATATTGCCCTGTGTGTAGATGCTGATGGCGTTCATCTTGGCCAGAATAGCATCCCTCCAGGTGCGGTTAGAAAGGCTGTGAAAAGGAGACTTCTAATCGGGGTCTCGACTCATAGCCTGAAGGAGGCAGAAGAGGCAGAAAAAGCAGGCGCTGATTTTATAACCTTTGGCCCTATCTATAAGACGCCTTCAAAATTAAAGTACGGCCCACCTGTTGGTATTGAGGCATTGAGAGAAGTGTGTAAAAGAATAAGGCTTCCGGTATTTGCCATTGGAGGCGTTAATATAAACAAGTTAAGTGAATTAAAACAAACAGGCGCACATGGCGTTGCCCTTATATCTGCTATTTTGTGTGCAGGGGATATCAGGGAGATGACAAGAAAGTTTATGAGGTCTTGGGAGATGAATAAATGACAAGAATTGAACTAACAAAAAAAGGAATAATTACAGAAGAGATTAGAAAAGTGGCCTTTGCTGAGGGGCTCAGGCCAGAGGACATTGCAATTGACATTGCAGATGGCCTTACAGTCATACCTAAAAATATAAAACACGATATAAGTCCTGTTGGCATTGGCAGAGGTCTCAGTACCAAGATCAATGCAAATATAGGCACATCCAGAGACAGGGTATCTTTTGATGAAGAGATGCAGAAGCTGGATTTGCTTGTGAGATATGGTTCTGATGCAGTTATGGATCTCTCAACAGGAGGCCCTATAAAAGACCTCAGGAGATTGCTCATCAGAAAATCGCCTATTACAGTAGGGACAGTCCCGATTTATGAGGCTGCTGTCATGGCAGCGGAAACCCATGGCTCTATCTCAAAGATGAGCCCTGATGATTTATTTAAAACAATTGAGGAGCACGCAGAAGACGGCGTGGACTTTATCACTGTGCATTGCGGCCTTACAAGAAAAGCCATTGAGAGGCTCAGGGACGAAGGGAGGATACTGGATGTTGTGAGCCGTGGAGGCGCCTTTCTTGTTGAATGGATGATATACAATGAAAAGGAAAACCCGCTTTATGAGTATTACGACAGGCTGCTTGAGATTGCAAGAAAATATGACCTTACCTTAAGCCTCGGTGATGGCCTGAGGCCCGGATGCCTTGCAGATGCAACAGACAGGAGCCAGATTGAAGAACTGCTTACACTTGGAGAATTAAGAGACAGGGCGATCGACAAAGGTATCCAGACAATCATTGAGGGCCCGGGTCACGTGCCAATAAATCAGATTGAGCTTAATGTAAAAATTCAAAAAGAAATTTGTAAGGGCGCGCCATTCTATGTCCTCGGCCCACTTGTAACTGATATTGCAATGGGCTATGACCATATTGCTGCTGCAATAGGGGGCGCCATTGCAGGAGCTGCAGGAGCAGATTTTCTCTGCTATGTAACTCCTTCAGAGCACATAAGGCTTCCGAGTCTTGATAATGTTAAGGAAGGTGTTATTGCATCGAGGATTGCTGCCCATGCCGCTGACATTGCAAAGGGCGTAAAAGGAGCCATTGAAAAAGACAGGGAAATGGCACACAAGAGAAAGGCCCTTGACTGGGACGGTCAGATTGCCCTCTGCTTTGATACAGACAGGGTCAGGCAATGGAGGGCAGAGGCGCCTCCGGCTGAGAAAGAAGTATGCAGCATGTGTGGCGAGTTCTGCGCCATAAGGACAGTGGAAAGGGCACTGAAAAAGGGTATTTCTTAAATGAAGATTGCCCTCACCATTGCAGGCTCAGACCCCACAGGTGGCGCTGGGCTGCAGGCTGATTTAAAAACTTTCAGGGCGTTCGGGGTTTATGGCCTCAGCGTCCCTGCAGTGTTCACCGCGCAGAATACAGAAGGGGTTTGTGATATTTATGATTTGCCCCCTGATTTTTTTTCAATGCAACTCGATGTAATCCTTAGAGACATCCGGCCCGATGCTTTAAAGACAGGAATGTTATACAGCACTGATGCCATAAAAATCGTTGCTGAAAAAGTAAAGGATTATTCTTTGAAAAATTTCGTTGTTGACCCTGTAACAGTATCCTCTACAGGGACATCACTTATTAAAAATGAAGCATTAGAGGCTATAAAACTCTATCTCTTTCCCGTATCAAAGGTGATAACGCCGAATATTTATGAGGCCTCAATTTTTACTGGCATAAACATTGAAGATGAAGATGGGATGAAGAGGGCGGCTGTAATGTTAAAAGAACTTGGGCCTGAGGTAGTAGTCATCACAGGCGGGCATCTAACAGGAAAGACCCTTGACCTTTTATGGGATGGTAAGGAATTTTTATTCTTAAAAGGGAAAAAAGTTGAGGGCCAGTTTCATGGCACAGGTTGTGCTTTTTCATCGGCCATAACTGCCTGTCTTGCCCTCGGTTATGATGTAGAGAAGGCGGTGGTGGCAGCAAAAGAATTTGTCTGGAAGGCCATAAATTCCTCTCTATCTATAGGGAGAGGCCTTAAGATATTGAATCTCTGAACTGATTGAGTCTTTACAAAAGTCAAAATTTGCCACAGAGGACACAGAGAACACAGAGCTCACGAGAAAAGTGTAAAGAAAAATATTTCTCTGAAACCTCTGTGGCGGAAAAGAAGGTTTTTACAGTAAGATTAATTATGATTGAAGTAGAACTTTACAGAGGCACGCCAGTCTCAGACCAGAAGGTCGAGATAGTTGAACGCAAGGGGCTGGGGCACCCGGACTACATGTGCGACTCCATTATGGAGTCTATTTCTGTTGCCCTGAGCAAAGAATATTTAAAAGAGTTCGGCACAATACTTCACCACAATATTGACAAGGGACTCCTTGTAGCAGGCCAGGTTCAGAGGAGCTTTGGAGGAGGCAGGGTAATAAAACCAATGGAGCTGATTATTGGCGACAGGGCGACTTTTGAGGCTAATGGAAGAAAGATTAAAGTTGAAGATATTGCTGTAGAGACATCAAAGATGTGGCTCAGGGAAAACCTCCGTTTTGTGGACCCTGAAAAGGATGTTCGATTTAGAGTTGTGCTTGCCCCTGGCTCAACAGAGCTGACTGATATATTTATGAGGGCAGGAGAAATAAGGGTTGCCAATGATACATCTGCGGCTATTGGTTATTACCCCCTAACCCCAACTGAAAGGGCAGTCCTTTCACTCGAGGGATATTTAAATTCTTTTGAATTTAAATCCCTTTATCCTGAGACAGGAGAGGATGTTAAAGTAATGGGCATGAGAGACGGAAGAAATCTTGACATAACAGTGGCAATGCCCATGCTCGCTGACTATATCCATGCAGAGGCCGATTACTTTAATAAGAAGGAATTGCTGCATAGAGTTATGGTCAGGCATCTTGAAGATGGGTTTAAAGATTTCTTTAATGAGATTGAAGTCCACTTTAATACGCTGGATAAGCAGGGCAGGGGTCTCGGCGGCATCTATCTCAGCGTCCTCGGAACATCTGCTGAAGATGCTGATTCAGGCCAGGTTGGCCGTGGAAACAGGGTAAACGGTCTTATATCAATGAACAGGCCTATGGGGACAGAGGCAGCAGCAGGCAAGAACCCTGTAAGCCATGTGGGGAAAATTTATAATATCTTTTCCCACAAAGTGGCAAGGGATATTTATGAACGTGTAGAAGGGCTTAAAGAGGTATATATCCTGCTTCTCAGCAGGATAGGGACGCCTATAAATGAACCTCAGGTTGCTTCTCTCCAGCTTTCTGTGGAAGATGGTGCTGATTTGAATGAGGTTACAAGAAAAAGCAGGGAGATAATGGAGGAGGAGCTTTCAAGAATCGGGGATTTCTGCTTTGAACTTGCAATGGGGAAATATCCTGTTTGTTAGATACCTCAAGATGCAACCCTTATAACAGTCTTTACATTGCCCCTCGGATTGAAGTCGCCAATTACTTCGAGGCGCCTTGGTTTAATGAGCTTTTTTAAATCATCAAAGATTTTATTGGTCACTGCCTCGTGGGACAATGACTGGTCTCTGAATTTATTCAGATAAAGTTTTAAGGACTTCAGTTCAACGATAAATTTGTCAGGTATGTAATTTATTTTTATCGTTGCATAATCAGGATACCCTGAGCGTGGGCAGAGGCATGAAAACTCAGGGAAATTTATTTCGACATTATAGTCTCTGTCGGGATAGGGATTGTCCCATTTCT
Coding sequences within it:
- a CDS encoding thiazole synthase, translated to MEDRFVIRGIEFKSRLWVGTGKYRDFEETKRAVEASGADVVTVAVRRVNITDRSKENLLDYIDPKKYKILPNTAGCYTVEDSLRYARLAREAGISDMIKLEVIGDEKTLFPDTGGLLKATEILAKEGFIVLPYTNDDPVIAMRLVDAGAAAVMPLGAPIGSGLGVRNPYNIKIILEMVNVPVIVDAGVGTASDATIAMELGCDAVLINTGIAGAKDPIAMAEAMKHAVIAGRLAYRAGRIQRKLYATASSPIEGML
- the thiE gene encoding thiamine phosphate synthase, coding for MTSKQSIDFRVYLITDRKLVTRHPSLVSAIKEALKGGLKALQLREKDLGTRELLELAYKMRELTKKYNAKLFINDRLDIALCVDADGVHLGQNSIPPGAVRKAVKRRLLIGVSTHSLKEAEEAEKAGADFITFGPIYKTPSKLKYGPPVGIEALREVCKRIRLPVFAIGGVNINKLSELKQTGAHGVALISAILCAGDIREMTRKFMRSWEMNK
- the thiC gene encoding phosphomethylpyrimidine synthase ThiC, with amino-acid sequence MTRIELTKKGIITEEIRKVAFAEGLRPEDIAIDIADGLTVIPKNIKHDISPVGIGRGLSTKINANIGTSRDRVSFDEEMQKLDLLVRYGSDAVMDLSTGGPIKDLRRLLIRKSPITVGTVPIYEAAVMAAETHGSISKMSPDDLFKTIEEHAEDGVDFITVHCGLTRKAIERLRDEGRILDVVSRGGAFLVEWMIYNEKENPLYEYYDRLLEIARKYDLTLSLGDGLRPGCLADATDRSQIEELLTLGELRDRAIDKGIQTIIEGPGHVPINQIELNVKIQKEICKGAPFYVLGPLVTDIAMGYDHIAAAIGGAIAGAAGADFLCYVTPSEHIRLPSLDNVKEGVIASRIAAHAADIAKGVKGAIEKDREMAHKRKALDWDGQIALCFDTDRVRQWRAEAPPAEKEVCSMCGEFCAIRTVERALKKGIS
- the thiD gene encoding bifunctional hydroxymethylpyrimidine kinase/phosphomethylpyrimidine kinase; translated protein: MKIALTIAGSDPTGGAGLQADLKTFRAFGVYGLSVPAVFTAQNTEGVCDIYDLPPDFFSMQLDVILRDIRPDALKTGMLYSTDAIKIVAEKVKDYSLKNFVVDPVTVSSTGTSLIKNEALEAIKLYLFPVSKVITPNIYEASIFTGINIEDEDGMKRAAVMLKELGPEVVVITGGHLTGKTLDLLWDGKEFLFLKGKKVEGQFHGTGCAFSSAITACLALGYDVEKAVVAAKEFVWKAINSSLSIGRGLKILNL
- a CDS encoding methionine adenosyltransferase, encoding MIEVELYRGTPVSDQKVEIVERKGLGHPDYMCDSIMESISVALSKEYLKEFGTILHHNIDKGLLVAGQVQRSFGGGRVIKPMELIIGDRATFEANGRKIKVEDIAVETSKMWLRENLRFVDPEKDVRFRVVLAPGSTELTDIFMRAGEIRVANDTSAAIGYYPLTPTERAVLSLEGYLNSFEFKSLYPETGEDVKVMGMRDGRNLDITVAMPMLADYIHAEADYFNKKELLHRVMVRHLEDGFKDFFNEIEVHFNTLDKQGRGLGGIYLSVLGTSAEDADSGQVGRGNRVNGLISMNRPMGTEAAAGKNPVSHVGKIYNIFSHKVARDIYERVEGLKEVYILLLSRIGTPINEPQVASLQLSVEDGADLNEVTRKSREIMEEELSRIGDFCFELAMGKYPVC
- the queF gene encoding NADPH-dependent 7-cyano-7-deazaguanine reductase QueF produces the protein MKKNLKYGEEAILKAKLEKWDNPYPDRDYNVEINFPEFSCLCPRSGYPDYATIKINYIPDKFIVELKSLKLYLNKFRDQSLSHEAVTNKIFDDLKKLIKPRRLEVIGDFNPRGNVKTVIRVAS